Below is a window of Electrophorus electricus isolate fEleEle1 chromosome 1, fEleEle1.pri, whole genome shotgun sequence DNA.
AGCAAAGATCAAGTGTATGGATCGAGATGGGGAGCACTGGAGagtcagaggcaaaacctggaacacagggaagacagacacagatgtgGACATAACactattttatatgtatgtgtctctTACTTTCCTCAATCTTGAAGGTTACCTCATCCATGAGTCAGCAGCCTGGAGTGACACACTGCAGCGCTGGTTCTTTCTACCGCGTCGTGCTAGTAACGAACGCTATGACGAATCTGAAGATGAGCGGCGGGCCACCAACCTCATGCTCTGCTCCTCAGCAGACTTCACAGACATCGAAGTAAGGAAGGTGGGCCCCTTAAATCCCACCCATGGCTTCTCTTCCTTTAAGTTCGTCCCAGATACGGATGATCAGATCATAGTTGCCCTAAAGTCTGAAGAAGATGCTGGGACGATAGCGACCTACATCCTGGCTTTCACCTTGGATGGACGTATGCTGCTTCCTGAAACTAAGATTGGTGACGTGAAGTACGAAGGCCTTGAGTTTATTTAGTGCAGAAGGTATAATGCAGAGACGTTGCACATCAGTAAGGGATAATGCACATCAGTGCTGCTTCTTTTGGCATTTGCGTGACAGGGCATACATGTGGACATTGAGTTCTATCTAGGTGGTGTGGCAGCTGAAGATATGTCTCAAACAAAGTGAGATTTACATCATATTTTCTCACTTTCAGGTTATTTATTTAGAGCCTGATTGATAACGGACACGGCTACACTTATCCATAAGTCTCCTCAGAGAACCTTGTGAAGAACCCTAGTCTTATACCAGTATAATGTGCACCAATGAAATGAATGTACTTGATTCTTGACAAGAATGCAGTGAAAATCTTACACATCTCAAGATCCCATATAATTGTACTGAATGTCTTCTTCATAAGAAACAATCTAAgctcttttttttggtcatgtgTGACTTGTTTTACAATAGATTACAAAATGACTAGAGTTTATGTTCTGCTGCAGTGCATCATTTTGGTTAAAATACACCAGAAATCCAGCAAAACCTCCTTAGTGTAGTAGGTTGTTTTGGATTCACTGCCCTTCTGCAGGTAGGTGTTCACTGAGTTTTGAGTAAGTTTCTATGGGTTTGGGCACttgttctttacatttaaaaatccatCCTCCTGCAAAACGCATGAGTAAACACAAGTAAGCATATTCCACCAGCAGCTGTACATGCCTTTGAAGCCATGTGTTACAGATAAGATGATGAGTTGtgagcatttgttttttttcttttcacatctTCAACTGCTCTTGGACAATGTTGCACTTGGTCTCATCTACTGCCAAGACTGATTGAACTGTTACAGCATCTATGCGCTTTTAAGGCCTCTTTGCTCTTGAGACACTTGCATCTCAAATCTACAAAATTCTTTCTGAGATCATACTTATATATTCTTTTCTTTAGATTCATTTTTGATGTATTTATGCCTTTCAAAGTGTATATGAGGCGACAAAAACAACTGCACGTTTTCATTTGCAGAAGACTAAAGGCATTCTACTCTTTACACATGATCATGGATCTCCTGTGCTCCAGGTATTGATGTGACTCTAATATCACATACTAGTTATACAGATTTTGAGATGAACAGTTAACTGTTGCGGACTGCTACCAGGGGATGCAGTCATTATTCAATAACCACATGACAGTGTTTCAGAGATCAGAAATAAATCGGTGCTGTGAACCACATCCTATTTATGTTTAGGCAATGCTCATCATATCATCACAAATATTGAAATTCGCTGATTAAAAATTTCCTATtcaaaaaacacttaaaatcaAGTTGTTTAGGTACTCTTACTTAAACCCTACTGGTTTTAGTTTAAGAGGGCTGTTGATAAGCATGCACATGAGTTCTGGAAGGAGGGAATTCTGTTCCAGTGTATTCACTGATAAACCATCACAAGACAAATTTTCTGGCCATTATTTGCGTTAAGCTAATGCttttgtccagagcaacttacaattatgattgattacaacttgagggttaagggcctcacTCAGCaatgggacttgaaccagcagattagaagtcaagtaccttaaccactgagctaccattgcctTCTTTGCAATGATTAATTAACTCTACACAGCATGTGATGTCAATGTCCTGTGCAAAATCATTAGTGCTTCACATAGGGTACAGACCACTCACTTCATACCAGAAACCACAACATCAGAAGGGGTCTCGGGTCATGAGGTAGGCACCTTCCTTCTTCTGTATTTTGCTGAATTAAACCTGATACCTCCTGAAGGCTCAGCAGTGAGGTCTGGCACCCAGCACCATTCCCatccaagctcacttttaaaccactTTTAAACCTCTTTAAACATAAACCCAGTCTGGCCTCACTGGGGACTAATGCCATACCCAGCTCAactggcactgttaatgcatgctcacTGCTACCAGTTCTATCCAAAAACCCAGTATCCTACCCAGTCCTCCATGTCTCTAGGACACTGAACACCAAAGGCATTCCTCCTTTACAGTGCATTTACCCAGCTACTGTCttcatccacaaccactgactagtCCTTTCAGATACTTCTGATAACTCCTTCATACCTACTCTTGGTTTACTGCCTCTAAAACCAAATTGCACAATCAAAGATTGGGCAGACTTTGCTACAAATCCCCTAATACCCATCTACTGGCCTTATATGCACCTGCCACCTCCGTTCTCGCAGCTCATCATCCAAGCCTGCATGTTTCAGCGTCTGCCTTTCAAACGCATCATCAGCTGCATCCTCAAATAGAATGATTActtctataaaataaacttttacttTTAGAGTTAACATTTCTGGCCTCAACATAGTTAATTCAATACACTGTGGCACCTCTAGTTTTTTACCTACTTTAAATGTGTCAGTTATTCAAGAGTATATCACTTGGAGAAAAATGGCAAATTGCTGTGCTCTGCAGTAAAAGAATGTGATAAAGGACATAATAAAAGTTACTGGGgtttcatttttacagaatACTAAAAATATATCAGGAAGGTTAATACCTAATAAAACTTAAGCACTTCTAATTTTTTATTACAGAGTCTACAAATTACCAGTTATACATATCTTAGAGATTAATTTGATCAATGCAGTTACTGAAGGTGCCTGTTTGCAATTCATCAGcaaccagtgatgaacagggtaAAAGGTGTGCATACTAACTtatgggctacagtctgtaaatgtaatgagtGAAGTAAAAGGTTGGGGCTTTTTAATAGAGTTGGGGGtgattgtatattttattaacTTTCTGGATCTGCCTGGTTGCTGTGGTTCACACACGTGTAATTACGCAGGGGGACACTGGGGACTTGCACGTGGCATTATCACTGCCTACTGAACTGGAGCCACAGACATGGATTTGGATCTGTTGGTGGTAGAATGTACAAATGTAGGCCTACTCATGCCAATTATATGTGCAATTTACATAACGGGTACTTGCTGATATTGCTATTTTTTCCATCTTAAATATAATAGGAGTATTTTCTATTACTTTATCATTTTCATAAGCAATGTGCTATGGACAGACTAGCCTTTTTGTGCTTCTTGCAAAACTGTGTGGCCAAGAATGGTTGGATAAAATCTGTTTCCATATTGGGGAAAACAGCAATCTCCCcaacacaaaaatgtaatcAGTTGCCCTGGGCCTGAGCATCACTCTGCACTCCATACATCTGTATTGGTGTCACTCCAACTCTGGCAATTTGTTCACTCTCATGAGGAACATGGTTCAGAGTTCTGACATttatagaaaatagaaaagtaaaatgtataaaagtgcacttttgcacttttaaatgatttaaaagttattttcttttcatgtttgtCAAATGATTGtctttcatatttcattcatatttcatgcTCAATTATATTTCATACTGAATTCAGATATTAAAATTGCTGTGTATAAGCTTGGTAATTTACCAAGTTTATTGGTAAATTGGTAATTAAAATGGGTGTGTATAAACTGTGCCACAGATCAGTTATTTTCCCTCATGTGCAAGACCTCTGACAATACAGCTTGTGAGACTATAaaaattttacaaatgtattctaACTCATATAATGAAGTGATAGAAAATACATTAAAGTGCATGTACACTTGCATGTAAATAGCAtgataaatgcaaaacaaaaatgcaaaagtattttaataacatcaagacatttttttttaatttaccaTTCTCTCGAGAACATATTTCATGCAGACAAGTAAGTGGTCAGTGAGACTTAATATGCTGCTTCCACTCCTGGCCACAAGGTGTTGCTGTGAGCTAAAACATATGCTGCATATGTGCAGAAAGTTTGAAACTACTTTGTTTATTCTTGAACATTTATAACCATATTTTTCTTAATCTGTAATACATACAGCAGTCTTGAATCACTATTTGACATTTAAGTGACATTTATTTGctaaatttcagtttttttctgtgctcCCTTTTTCAGTCTATGAAAGCCTAGCCACAAGCAAAAGgtcaaatccttttttttttttcttagtgaGGAACCTTTTAAATATGTCAATAAAAACATGCTCTCTAAATAAAGCCAAATAAACTTCTATTTCAGCAATAAAACCTGCAAACATAGAAAAAGGAACCTATGCtttatgtgagagagaaagtaaggAAGCAGAGATGCAAAATGTGTATCTGGGGACTGGACTGCTTGTGCCATAAACAGTGACTATCATATAATTAGTGGAAGATAATTAATCATGGTTTAATGATGATTCACCTACATGGTGTGTCTTTCTTGTTAAAATCAGTAGGCCTCAGTGTGTTACTGCAATGTAATGTGTTGCAATGCAAATTGCTGATCTTTTTGttcattgtctttgtttttatagTTCCTCAGAAGCCACATTGTTTGCATGCAAGTACTTTTCTAACATAGTTATGAGCTTTTAATAAGAATAAATTAGTTAATTCATATCATATTACTTAACTGAGTGTCATAACATACCTCCTGTAAGCGGAGCAGGATAAAACCAGTTCAGCCCAGTTCAGTCTTTAATTCATCCAGTTTTTCATAAGACTTCATACCAATGACTCACATAACCCATTTTCACCTAACAGACAATTTATTATTCTGTGTTATTCTCAGATTGGCGCCATTAACACCCAGACTCAGGCTAGGCCTGTGACTACGTCACATTATAATAGATGTGTGTCACCGATGCCTATAAAGGGCAATGTGGTCTCTGTACAGCCTGCTGCAGTAGGATCTTTTAATGCAGCTGAGATATTGGTTTAACTTTGTAGTTTGTTAGTTTAAATGGTAAATTATTAATTGTATCAATTTAGTGATGTATTCATTAGTGATGTAATGGTACGGGTTAGAATAGCACAAGGTGCCAAACTTGTTAAATGCAGTGAAATAACTACTTAGTTGAACAGTGGTGCCATGCTAGATCCTGAAATCCCAAGGAAGCTGGCAAAAGCATggaataacattaaaaaaaaattatctggTTATTAAAACTTTAGTTTGCTTAGTAGCTGACAAACCTTACTGAACTCTCCTGACCTAATTATTGAGCACTTCACACTAGAGCAATAATCAAATGGTGGTGGGCAGAGGAACTTTTCCCATTTTTTCTGTTGACAAACTGAAACCTATGGtggtgttttggctgttcattccAAGCTGAAATGGTCACCTCTGGGGCACAACAGGCTGCATTTTCAAGCACTGCATGCTAAGGTGGAGGATTTGTAACCAATAAATTTTAGCCACTATGTGTTTAAactatgtgtatatgtttaaaCGCTGCACGTTTAGAGTTCAGAATGTTTCTTACAAGGGCATGAGATTAaggtttgtttatgtttatactgTTTTCATAGTATACACACTTTGCTGGCACAGATCCAGTGAAATGAGATTTGTTATTGACTGCTTGCAGTTATGTATGGGTTTTGTGtataatacccccccccccccccccccccccgcatacTGACTTGATGCTACTTTTAACTGTTAATGATTTTGTCAGTAGCATTTTGCTATGAGTTTAAGAGTTTGTAAAATGTCCTTTATTACAGAGATGCAAGAAAAATCTCTTAGCCACACAGGAATGTGTTACTCCAGAACAGGTTTTGCAAAATCCTTCTTTAGAGTGATTGAAGACTATAGGCTAATAGTCAGAAAACTATGTAACTACAAATGAGACAGTGTGGTTGATCCAAACTTGTGCAAGTGACAGATGAATCATTAAGTACAAATTTGGGTGATCAGTTGAAAACTGGCTGTTCAGGGAAATATTCAGTTCTAATTATGATTCTATTTAGAATTATGAATTCCACATGTACAGGGTCATTAGCACTGTGACTGAAATGATTAGCTTTGTTTAGCATGTTAGAGGCCTAGGTGTCTTTTTggtgctttttacattttcatgtgcattaatagtaaaaaaaacaaacaaaaaacactttttaccAGTGATGACATTCTTCATTATTCATGAAGGAAGGGTTGGCTACTTTATGGACTTTGGGGCCTGCTGTGTATAGACCTGATCAAAAGGGTTCATTTTTAATACTAACTCCAGGCTCCCACAGCCTGCCTTTCCCACGACTAAGTAGCTGCTGGACTAAAGCCAGCAGAGAACAACAGCAGGAATAAGTACTTTGTTTACAATACTGAATGAATTAAACACATAATCATTATTATCAATGTGCCAGTCCAGTGAAATACATATTTCATCTGTTGTTTTGCTTCAAGCATGCagcagagagtgatggagaattTCATTcaacaaaatttaaataaaatgttaaaaaatagcTGTGTGCAGTAACCCGATTCTAGAATTTAGTGAGCATATCAATGAAGTAAAGCTAACTTCAGTTTGCAAGAGAGCATTTGCCAACAGTTAACTAACAGTGGCTACAAAAGGATgttaagaaaaataatgtgaTATGAAACATCTGTATTCCTCAATTTGTCAGAATTTCTCAATGACCGATTGGTAGTCGATAGCAAGTATAAAAATAGGGACTTTATTGTAACAGCAACGGAGAGATCCAGAGTCGCTATCAGTAATGGAGTTGgtaacagagagaaacaaacagatacAAATTAGGGTAGGTAAAGAGATATAAACAATATAGATGGGCATAAGGTAAGTAATCATAAGGTAAGTACACATAAGGTATTAGGCTCAGACATGCAAGGCACACCAAAACGAGACTTTGCAAAGCCACTCTAAAACAAGAGATCACATATGGGGACACAGATTAAAGTTTAACTAGGAACAGGTGCTTTTAAGCTCTGGTGACTGGAGGACTGAAGGATTCTGGGGAACACTGTCGGTTACAGACTGGTCAGGGAGAAGGGTGTGACATAGTTGACTCAAAGGCCATGTTACCTAATCTCTAATCATTCACTAAACCAATGGAGCATTCAACATTGcaatagaataaaaaaataatttctgtgtGCACATAAGTATTTAATCCATTGTAGCAGATATGGGCCAggcatgctgtgtgtctgtttgcttaCACATACATGAAAGAACAAAGTCCATTCTACTCTCTCTGGCTCATGGACATGCCCATATGCAGCTAGGCAAACTTGTTACTGTTTTACGTAACATCCTGAAATAACACCTTTATGCAGTTATGTATCATAAAATTTGAATAAAGTTCCACAAATATTTTTCTGTGCACAACTACAGAGTTTAGTGTTTTCTGCCCTTACATATGCAATTTAACTTATCATCTGATCCAAACTTTAATAAGATGAACAGAGTTTaagaacagggaaaacacagctTGTTTGTGGCTTTTCAGAGTTTGCATTGGTCTCCCTTATTTCAAATTGTATAGACTAAAAGCCATGTGCATTCACATAAACTCTCAGTTTAGACCCTTACATGATTTTCAGGCAGCCActatgaatatttataatatacataatacTAACTTTATCTAATCTTACTATCTCTCTACTATCTtacaatattttgtttctttttgttgaaTAAAGCTAGTTTGAAGGTATTGGAGTGGAAAATTACTCCGATAAAGAGTGTTGTTTATGAAGTGGGCACCTACTGGCTAGAGTACAGTAAAATAACTGATAGACAAGGGTGATTATAATCCAAAAGATTTCAACtaactttaatttcatttcaattcTGCATTATTTGCAAACAAAAGACTTTGAAATCTAAACTGACTCTACTTGACcataaagcatttaaaatgtatgaaaatgtaaacagcCATGGGTTCCTCCCATTGTAAAGCTGTAAATCATTCACTCATACTTGCTCATAACAAACTGAGCCACACCTAGGTTTAGTCAGacttaaaaaggtggttcacTGTGGAAGTTTAACACCTTAGATCAACTACTTAGGTCACACTATTGAAGCTGAAAGACCAAACGAGGGCATTTGCAAGTGGCCAGTGACATTACTCAAGCATGTTCATGGGAAGATCAAAAGTGCAGATTAAGAAATTACTCCATGCTCATTCATACTCAGCTCAGATAACTGTTAGAACTTTAAAAGACAAAAGTTATTTCCAAATGGAAAATTGAGCTGTTATTGACTAAATATATCATTTCcaataaaaagaacaataatgtttaatatgtgaAAAGAAACTAGCCTTTGTAAGTTCCTCTCCATAAATCAGACTTTTAACAATGAAAACAGAGAAATGAGCCTTTATTTGGTGACTCATTTCCATGACTGTCAATAAAACTAGTGATTTGCACAACAGTGGAGCTGGTGGATACACTTTTATCTCCATGCATAACCAAGAGGCGGTAAGAGCATGCATTCAACATTTTATTGGCTGTTAGTCTACAGACAGATGACCATTTGTGGAATAACTTCTGCTCAGGTATCAGTTACAGGGAGCAGTCTAAAGAACGCCCTTCCCTCCACCCCACAGCTCTATCTCTGTGGAAGAACTAACAGCAGACGGAGAGACGACGATACCAAGACAAAACTtaccaagacaaaaaaaaagaaatgagaagagTTAAAGAGAAGTAGGAAAATATTAGATAACTAACCATACTCCACTGGAATGTTTTTAAGAGTAATAAAGTGAGGTCAAAGTACTCTAATAAGACATAAGGATTGAAGAGCAAATTTAAATTAACCCGAGGAAAGACAGTGAACAGTAAAAGAAAGCTAGTACTAGAAGGACTTTGCAATCATGGTTACATTGGACATTCGCACCGTCACCATGCCGGTTGGCATTGTACGGATACTGGAAATTGTGCTGTCATGTGTCTGTTTTAGCCTGGTGGCCTCTGTGGGCCATTCTAACTCCTCCTACTAGGCCTGGCGCATGTTCACCTGGTGCTTCTGCTGCTTCATgaccctcttcatcctcatcctggAATTCACCAACCTCAGTGCCAAGGTACCAATCTCCTGGGATGACTTCACTACAGCCTTTGCCATGCTGGCCACACTTATGGTACTGGCGGCCTCGGTCATTTACCCCACCTTCTTTGtttgctcttcttcttcttgtcaCATTGCTGCCTCAGTTATATCCTGCATTTGTTTCATTATGTATGCTGTGGAAGTAGGACTAAACCGAGCGAAATCTGGTGAGATTAGTGGCTTCCTGTCCACAGTTCCAGGCCTGATGAAAGTTCTGGAAGCATTCATCGCCTGCATCATCTTCATCTGTCTTGACCCAGGCAGATACAAGCTCTTTGCCGGGTTGCAGTGGTGTGTGGCAGTTTACTCAATCTGCTTCATCTTTGCTatcctcatcatcatcctcaccaTCTGTAGGCAGCTAGCTCTGTGCCCCTTCCCATTTGACAAAGTGCTCACCGGTTACAATGTACTGGCTGTTATGATGTACATGACGGCAGTGGTTATATGGCCACTTTACAGCTTTCAGGGATATCCAAGGCCAGAAGTCTGCAATCACTGTTCCTGGGACAGTCTAGTGGTAGTGTCCTTTATGACCTGTGTTAACCTCATTGTCTATATTGTGGATACATGCTATTCAGTACGTCTAGTGTTCTTTATTACACCTGCTTAAGAACAGACTGCATTAATTTGCATGTGAACCAGACAGTGTACTGCTTAAGAATTAAGAGAAAGTTTACAGATACTTTTTGAATGCTTTTAAATACACTCTTTGAAATATAGTAGTTAGGTATCATaactttgcttttgttttcacttaaatttGTATAAATGAAATTGATAAAATTGTGTACAAATTCCTGGACAGCTTGCTAATGTATGTACCATACTCACATCTGCTAAACATATATCACATTGGTTAAATGTTACATCTATGTAGCATGGTATGCTCATGTAATATTAAGTCTACCTATATTGTTGACTACAGTTGTGTAAAGTACATTCACTCTGCAATTTTTAAATGGATTAATGTTTATAAGAGCC
It encodes the following:
- the LOC113575231 gene encoding LOW QUALITY PROTEIN: myeloid-associated differentiation marker-like (The sequence of the model RefSeq protein was modified relative to this genomic sequence to represent the inferred CDS: substituted 1 base at 1 genomic stop codon) codes for the protein MVTLDIRTVTMPVGIVRILEIVLSCVCFSLVASVGHSNSSYXAWRMFTWCFCCFMTLFILILEFTNLSAKVPISWDDFTTAFAMLATLMVLAASVIYPTFFVCSSSSCHIAASVISCICFIMYAVEVGLNRAKSGEISGFLSTVPGLMKVLEAFIACIIFICLDPGRYKLFAGLQWCVAVYSICFIFAILIIILTICRQLALCPFPFDKVLTGYNVLAVMMYMTAVVIWPLYSFQGYPRPEVCNHCSWDSLVVVSFMTCVNLIVYIVDTCYSVRLVFFITPA